The Pedobacter roseus genome contains a region encoding:
- a CDS encoding LOG family protein, with protein sequence MNKLNSVCVYCGSNFNGDVQLRNAIKQLAETLVKQQIKLVYGGGSVGVMGVLANDVLELGGLVTGIIPQFLMDKEVGHKGVTEMIVTENMHQRKQKMADLSDGFVVLPGGFGTLEEFFEVLTWLQLGLHNKPIGVLNVNGFYDPLFAQMEMMVQSKFLKPANRDLVFNEADAEILIDKMDNFSAIPDEVWFRERNLS encoded by the coding sequence ATGAATAAGCTTAATTCGGTTTGTGTGTATTGTGGCTCAAACTTTAACGGCGATGTACAATTACGCAATGCAATAAAACAGTTGGCAGAAACATTAGTAAAACAGCAGATTAAGTTGGTTTACGGTGGTGGTAGTGTTGGGGTTATGGGTGTTTTGGCTAACGATGTACTGGAACTTGGCGGTTTGGTTACTGGTATCATTCCACAGTTTTTAATGGATAAAGAGGTCGGACATAAAGGGGTAACCGAAATGATCGTAACCGAAAATATGCACCAGAGAAAACAGAAAATGGCCGATTTAAGTGATGGATTTGTAGTTCTACCCGGCGGTTTTGGTACACTCGAAGAGTTTTTTGAAGTGCTTACCTGGTTGCAGCTTGGCCTGCACAATAAGCCAATTGGCGTGTTAAACGTAAATGGATTTTACGATCCGTTATTTGCCCAAATGGAAATGATGGTGCAGAGCAAATTTTTAAAACCTGCCAACCGCGACCTGGTTTTTAACGAAGCAGATGCCGAAATTTTAATCGATAAGATGGATAATTTCTCAGCCATTCCGGATGAAGTGTGGTTTAGGGAAAGGAATTTGAGTTAA
- a CDS encoding MaoC family dehydratase: MQIITSHAEFEQYLGKELGVSSWHTITQEQINKFADATLDHQWIHIDEERAQNEGPFKATIAHGYLTLSLIPYLWKEIVDIQNLKMEINYGIESLRFAQAVTVNSKVRLKAKLASIINLRGVTKVNMAIEMEIEDQKKPAFNGEVVFLYHFIN, encoded by the coding sequence ATGCAAATCATTACCTCCCACGCAGAATTTGAACAATACCTTGGCAAGGAATTAGGCGTTTCTTCATGGCACACCATTACTCAAGAACAAATTAACAAATTTGCCGACGCTACCTTAGACCATCAATGGATTCATATTGATGAAGAGCGGGCACAAAACGAAGGTCCATTTAAAGCTACTATTGCACACGGTTATTTAACCTTATCTTTAATTCCTTATTTATGGAAAGAAATAGTTGATATCCAGAACCTGAAAATGGAGATCAATTATGGTATTGAAAGTTTAAGGTTTGCACAAGCAGTTACCGTAAACAGTAAAGTAAGGTTAAAAGCTAAATTAGCTTCAATTATTAACCTGCGTGGCGTAACCAAGGTGAATATGGCTATCGAAATGGAAATTGAAGACCAGAAAAAGCCTGCATTTAATGGAGAAGTAGTTTTCTTATACCATTTTATCAATTAG
- a CDS encoding acyl-CoA carboxylase subunit beta → MNIEFNKNEDVNKQLVYELKTKLKKIHLGGGEKNAAKQKEKGKLLARERIAYLIDKDSDFLEVGAFTADGMYAAQGGCPSAGVVCGIGYVSGRQCMIVANDATVKAGAWFPMTAKKNLRAQEIAMENRLPVIYLVDSAGVYLPMQDEIFPDKEHFGRMFRNNAIMSSEGIVQISAIMGACVAGGAYLPIMSDEAMIVDKTGSVFLAGSYLVKSAIGEEVDNETLGGATTHCEISGVTDYKHPNDQACLDSIKNIMSMLGAPENAGFDRIAAVKPKEKEEELYGIFPENRDKPYEMMDVINRLVDGSEFEEYKKGYGQSIICGLGRIDGWAVGIVANQRKVVKSKKGEMQFGGVIYSDSADKASRFIMNCNQKKIPLVFLQDVTGFMVGSRSEHGGIIKDGAKMVNAVANSVVPKFTIVLGNSYGAGNYAMCGKAYDPRLIYAWPTAKIAVMGGSQAAKTLLQIQQASLKAKGEVITPEKEAELLKEITDKYDSQTTPYYAAARLWVDGIIDPLETRKVISMGIEAANQSPITRKFNVGVIQT, encoded by the coding sequence ATGAATATCGAATTCAATAAAAACGAGGATGTTAACAAACAGTTGGTTTACGAACTGAAAACCAAACTCAAAAAGATCCATCTTGGTGGAGGCGAAAAGAATGCCGCTAAGCAAAAAGAAAAAGGAAAACTTTTAGCCCGTGAGCGCATTGCCTATTTAATTGATAAAGATTCTGACTTTTTGGAGGTCGGGGCTTTTACTGCCGATGGGATGTATGCCGCGCAGGGTGGATGTCCATCTGCAGGGGTAGTATGCGGTATTGGCTATGTAAGTGGCAGACAATGTATGATTGTTGCCAACGATGCTACTGTAAAAGCTGGCGCGTGGTTCCCGATGACTGCTAAAAAGAACCTTCGTGCGCAGGAAATCGCCATGGAAAACCGTTTGCCTGTAATTTACCTGGTTGATAGTGCAGGGGTATACTTACCTATGCAGGATGAAATTTTTCCCGATAAAGAACACTTCGGACGGATGTTCCGCAACAACGCCATCATGTCGTCCGAAGGGATTGTGCAGATTTCGGCTATTATGGGGGCTTGTGTAGCTGGTGGTGCTTATTTGCCAATTATGAGCGATGAAGCCATGATTGTGGATAAAACCGGTTCGGTATTTTTAGCAGGTTCCTATCTTGTAAAATCGGCCATTGGCGAAGAAGTTGATAATGAAACTTTGGGCGGGGCAACCACACATTGCGAAATATCGGGTGTTACGGATTATAAACACCCTAACGATCAGGCCTGTTTAGATAGCATCAAAAACATCATGAGCATGCTGGGTGCACCAGAAAATGCCGGTTTCGATCGCATTGCGGCTGTTAAACCAAAAGAAAAGGAAGAAGAACTGTATGGTATCTTTCCCGAAAACAGGGATAAACCTTATGAGATGATGGACGTAATTAACCGTTTGGTTGATGGATCCGAATTTGAAGAATATAAAAAAGGTTATGGTCAGAGCATTATCTGCGGTTTAGGCCGTATAGATGGCTGGGCGGTAGGCATTGTAGCTAACCAGCGTAAAGTGGTAAAATCGAAAAAAGGGGAGATGCAGTTCGGCGGTGTAATTTATTCGGATAGTGCTGATAAAGCTTCGCGGTTTATCATGAACTGTAACCAGAAGAAAATTCCCCTGGTATTTTTACAGGATGTTACTGGTTTTATGGTGGGCAGCCGGTCAGAACATGGTGGTATAATAAAAGATGGTGCAAAAATGGTTAATGCCGTGGCGAATTCTGTAGTACCCAAATTTACCATTGTTTTGGGCAATTCTTACGGCGCCGGTAATTATGCCATGTGTGGCAAGGCCTACGATCCACGTTTGATTTATGCCTGGCCAACAGCTAAAATTGCCGTAATGGGTGGCTCACAGGCCGCGAAAACATTATTGCAGATTCAACAAGCCTCTTTAAAAGCAAAAGGAGAGGTGATTACGCCTGAAAAAGAAGCTGAACTATTAAAAGAAATTACCGATAAATATGATAGTCAAACTACACCTTATTATGCAGCAGCAAGGCTTTGGGTTGATGGGATTATCGATCCTTTGGAAACCAGGAAAGTAATTTCGATGGGGATCGAGGCCGCTAACCAATCGCCGATTACCAGAAAGTTTAACGTAGGGGTGATACAAACTTAG
- a CDS encoding TonB-dependent receptor — protein sequence MNKRLLFFFSFLLSAGIAFGQSPITGIIKKSSGEPVPRATIKVRGTNITVSADDNGAFKIDAKQEPPFYLQVSSVGYKPQDFQILRYQDTPIELVLVESALLDEIVVTSRRRSEVLQDVPIPITVIGGRAAENAGAFNVNRLKELVPSVQLYASNARNTTLNIRGLGSTFGLTNDGIDPGVGFYVDGVYHARPAATSTDFLDIEQIEILRGPQGTLFGKNTTAGAFNITTSKPTLTPSAKVELSAGNYNFIQAKTSVSGALAKDLAAKISISGTQRDGTIWNTREERKYSGQNNLGFKSQLYYTPSDKLQVLLSGDVSIQHPAGYPLVIAGVTTTERSAYRQYAKIVSDLGYQQPKIDPFSREINTNTPWRHNQSIGGISLNVDYKIGNGTLTSTTAWRFWNWDPTNDRDFSELAALTKSQGTSRHDQYSQEIRYAGNITDKLSGVIGVYLLGQNLKGLAQTEEVGKDQWRFVQTSNTGSQALYSTPGLLDGFGIKTNSTIKSLSAAIFAQVDWEVLKNLHVLPGLRYTYDKKDVDYDRVTYGGLQTTDAALLALKAAVYANQQFTTKVDNNNLSGNFTVSYRPTHNLNVYGTFSTAYKPVGVNVGGLPTTSTGAADLSLAVVKPEYVQHYELGAKTKPFKGAIVNLSLFNTDIKDYQTNVQSPQLGVNRGYLSNAEKVRVKGLEIDGTYQLERFLTLNAALAYLDGKYVKFTNAPLPLEETGHTELVNGVATQVAFKDASGGRLPGVSKWNISGGTELSTAGKLATKEGRYFIAGDASYRSEYSSNPTPSSVLNVKGYALFNARLGFKSDKFSLFVWSRNIANKNYYEQLQAAAGNSGLYAGVLGDPRTYGATIRYAF from the coding sequence ATGAACAAACGTTTACTCTTTTTCTTTTCATTTTTGCTTTCGGCAGGCATTGCTTTTGGCCAAAGCCCAATAACAGGTATTATAAAAAAGTCAAGTGGTGAGCCGGTACCACGCGCCACCATAAAAGTAAGGGGCACTAATATTACAGTAAGTGCCGATGATAACGGTGCTTTCAAAATCGACGCAAAACAAGAACCACCATTTTACCTTCAGGTAAGTTCGGTAGGGTACAAACCACAGGATTTTCAGATTTTAAGGTATCAGGATACGCCGATTGAACTGGTTTTGGTAGAAAGTGCCCTTTTAGACGAAATCGTGGTAACTTCACGCAGACGTTCGGAGGTTTTACAGGATGTGCCCATCCCGATTACGGTAATCGGTGGCCGAGCAGCAGAAAATGCTGGTGCTTTTAACGTTAACCGTTTAAAAGAATTAGTTCCTTCGGTACAGTTATATGCTTCGAACGCCAGAAACACGACATTAAATATCAGGGGATTGGGTTCAACCTTCGGTTTAACTAACGATGGTATCGATCCGGGCGTAGGTTTTTATGTAGATGGTGTTTACCATGCACGCCCGGCTGCAACTTCAACAGACTTTCTTGATATCGAGCAGATCGAAATTTTACGTGGTCCGCAAGGTACCTTATTTGGTAAAAATACCACTGCCGGTGCATTTAACATCACCACAAGCAAACCAACTTTAACGCCAAGTGCCAAAGTAGAACTAAGTGCAGGAAATTATAATTTCATCCAGGCCAAAACTTCAGTTTCTGGCGCCCTTGCAAAAGATCTTGCTGCAAAAATCTCCATTTCGGGTACACAACGCGATGGTACCATCTGGAATACCAGGGAAGAACGTAAATACAGCGGACAAAACAACCTTGGTTTTAAAAGTCAGTTATATTACACACCTTCTGATAAATTACAGGTATTGTTAAGTGGCGATGTGAGCATTCAGCATCCTGCAGGTTATCCATTGGTAATTGCAGGTGTAACTACGACTGAAAGAAGTGCTTACCGCCAGTATGCCAAAATTGTGTCTGATTTAGGCTATCAACAGCCGAAAATTGATCCTTTTTCAAGAGAAATTAATACCAATACGCCATGGAGGCATAATCAGTCTATTGGTGGTATCTCTTTAAACGTAGATTATAAAATAGGTAACGGAACGCTAACTTCAACTACTGCATGGAGATTCTGGAACTGGGATCCTACAAACGACAGGGATTTCTCGGAGTTAGCAGCATTAACTAAATCGCAGGGTACTTCACGTCACGATCAATACTCGCAGGAGATAAGGTATGCAGGAAACATAACCGATAAATTAAGTGGTGTAATAGGCGTGTATCTGTTGGGTCAGAATTTAAAAGGACTGGCACAAACAGAAGAAGTGGGTAAAGATCAGTGGAGATTTGTGCAAACCAGTAATACAGGTAGTCAGGCTTTATATTCAACACCAGGTTTATTGGATGGTTTCGGGATTAAAACCAACTCTACCATTAAATCTTTAAGTGCAGCTATTTTTGCACAGGTAGATTGGGAAGTGTTAAAGAATCTGCACGTTTTACCAGGTCTAAGATATACTTATGATAAAAAAGATGTTGATTACGACAGGGTAACTTATGGCGGTTTACAAACCACTGATGCGGCATTATTGGCGCTAAAAGCGGCTGTATATGCAAATCAGCAGTTTACAACCAAGGTAGATAACAACAATTTATCGGGTAACTTTACCGTGTCTTACCGTCCAACGCATAACTTAAATGTTTATGGAACTTTCTCTACCGCTTACAAACCGGTTGGTGTTAACGTAGGTGGTTTGCCAACTACCTCAACCGGAGCAGCCGATTTATCGTTAGCAGTGGTAAAACCAGAGTATGTTCAGCATTATGAGTTAGGCGCTAAAACAAAGCCGTTTAAAGGTGCAATTGTAAATCTTAGTTTATTTAATACTGATATCAAAGATTACCAAACCAATGTTCAATCACCACAACTGGGCGTAAACAGGGGCTACCTCTCAAATGCTGAAAAAGTAAGGGTAAAAGGATTGGAAATAGATGGAACTTACCAGTTAGAAAGGTTTTTAACCTTAAATGCTGCTTTGGCTTATTTAGATGGCAAATATGTGAAATTTACCAATGCACCACTTCCATTAGAAGAAACAGGGCATACCGAACTGGTAAATGGCGTAGCTACCCAGGTTGCATTTAAAGATGCTTCGGGTGGCAGATTACCAGGTGTATCAAAATGGAATATTTCTGGTGGTACAGAATTAAGTACAGCAGGAAAGCTGGCTACTAAAGAGGGCAGGTATTTTATTGCTGGTGATGCCAGTTACCGTTCAGAATATTCTTCAAATCCTACACCCTCAAGTGTATTAAATGTTAAAGGGTATGCCTTATTCAATGCAAGGTTGGGTTTCAAATCCGATAAGTTCTCACTATTTGTTTGGAGCAGAAACATTGCCAATAAAAACTACTATGAGCAATTACAGGCTGCGGCAGGTAACTCTGGCTTGTATGCTGGTGTACTAGGCGATCCAAGAACTTATGGCGCAACCATCCGTTATGCTTTCTAA
- the trxB gene encoding thioredoxin-disulfide reductase: protein MSQENEHVQCLIIGSGPAGYTAAIYAARADLKPIMYTGMQAGGQLTQTTDVENFPGYPQGIMGPEMMEDFRKQAERFGTDIRFGYVSSVDFSSTPHKVVVDEIKTITADTVIIATGATAKWLGLPSEQQYNGFGVSACAVCDGFFFKGQDVAIVGAGDTAAEEATYLAKLCKTVHLLVRRDEFRASKAMVSRVLATPNIIVHYNTETQEILGNGKNVTAVKVLNNKTGVETDIAVEGFFVAIGHKPNTDIFKGQLDMDETGYLATKPGSTLTNIEGVFACGDVQDMYYRQAVTAAGSGCMAALDAERYLAAKEHPVEA from the coding sequence ATGTCACAAGAAAACGAGCACGTTCAGTGTTTAATTATAGGTTCTGGTCCGGCAGGATATACTGCTGCAATTTATGCAGCCAGGGCTGATTTAAAACCAATTATGTATACTGGTATGCAAGCTGGCGGACAGCTTACGCAAACTACAGATGTAGAAAATTTCCCGGGTTATCCACAAGGCATTATGGGACCAGAAATGATGGAAGATTTTCGCAAACAGGCAGAGCGTTTTGGTACCGATATCCGTTTTGGTTATGTAAGTTCGGTTGATTTCTCTTCAACACCACATAAAGTTGTGGTTGATGAAATTAAAACCATCACTGCTGATACTGTAATTATTGCTACCGGTGCAACTGCCAAATGGCTGGGTTTACCAAGCGAGCAACAATATAATGGTTTTGGTGTTTCGGCATGTGCGGTTTGCGATGGTTTCTTTTTTAAAGGACAGGATGTTGCCATTGTAGGTGCTGGTGATACCGCTGCAGAAGAAGCAACGTATTTGGCTAAACTTTGTAAAACTGTGCATTTATTGGTGCGTAGGGATGAGTTTAGAGCCTCAAAAGCTATGGTGAGTCGTGTATTGGCTACTCCGAATATCATTGTACATTATAATACCGAAACCCAGGAAATTTTAGGTAACGGAAAAAATGTAACCGCCGTTAAAGTTTTAAACAATAAAACCGGTGTTGAAACAGATATCGCTGTTGAAGGTTTCTTTGTAGCCATTGGTCATAAGCCAAATACCGATATTTTTAAAGGTCAGTTGGATATGGATGAAACCGGTTACTTAGCTACCAAACCAGGTTCTACCTTAACCAATATCGAAGGCGTTTTTGCCTGTGGCGATGTGCAGGATATGTACTACCGTCAGGCAGTAACTGCTGCAGGTTCTGGTTGTATGGCTGCGCTTGATGCCGAAAGGTATTTGGCCGCTAAAGAGCATCCGGTAGAAGCTTAA